In Candidatus Methylopumilus universalis, one DNA window encodes the following:
- a CDS encoding polyprenyl synthetase family protein produces MTLSTILSPIKSDLLAVNEVIRASLYSEVPLVNQVAGHIIQGGGKRLRPSTLLLAGGLFGPIQKEHHELAAVIEFIHTATLLHDDVVDQSTKRRNHKTANTIFGNAASVLVGDFIYSRAFQMMVKINHMRVMEVLANTTNTIAEGEVLQLLNIHNASIEDEDYLKVVYYKTAKLFESAAELGAIIGGADDADIKALAQFGKHMGIAFQLIDDVLDLSGNPEEIGKNLGDDLAEGKPTLPLLYTMKKGNDQQKNIIRAAIENGGLTELESVLNAVKETKALEYVRQLAKEEIEKGEKLIKHITSSVYKDALLALTQFVILRDY; encoded by the coding sequence GTGACTCTTAGCACCATTTTATCCCCAATTAAAAGCGATTTACTGGCCGTAAACGAGGTTATTCGAGCTTCGCTTTATTCCGAAGTGCCTCTTGTCAACCAAGTCGCAGGCCATATTATCCAGGGGGGTGGTAAGCGCTTAAGGCCAAGCACCCTTCTCTTAGCAGGTGGTTTATTTGGCCCCATTCAAAAAGAGCACCATGAATTGGCTGCAGTCATTGAATTTATTCATACTGCAACACTTCTTCATGATGATGTTGTAGACCAGTCCACAAAACGAAGAAACCACAAAACAGCGAATACTATTTTTGGAAATGCTGCGAGCGTTTTAGTGGGCGATTTTATCTACTCCAGAGCATTTCAGATGATGGTGAAAATCAATCATATGAGAGTGATGGAGGTTTTAGCGAATACAACAAACACAATTGCAGAAGGTGAAGTCTTACAGCTCTTAAATATTCATAACGCTTCTATTGAAGACGAGGATTATTTAAAAGTTGTGTACTACAAAACTGCAAAATTGTTTGAATCTGCTGCCGAACTCGGTGCCATTATAGGTGGCGCTGATGATGCCGACATAAAAGCCCTTGCTCAGTTTGGAAAACATATGGGCATTGCTTTTCAGTTGATTGATGATGTTCTTGATCTATCAGGCAACCCTGAAGAGATAGGAAAAAATCTAGGTGATGACTTAGCAGAAGGCAAACCTACACTGCCTCTTTTATATACAATGAAAAAAGGTAATGATCAGCAAAAAAATATTATTAGAGCAGCTATTGAAAATGGAGGCTTAACCGAGTTAGAGAGTGTTTTAAATGCTGTCAAAGAAACCAAAGCTCTAGAATATGTGAGACAGCTTGCAAAAGAAGAAATAGAAAAAGGTGAAAAACTGATTAAACACATTACATCTTCAGTTTATAAAGATGCTCTTTTAGCTCTCACCCAATTTGTAATATTGAGAGATTACTAG
- the rplU gene encoding 50S ribosomal protein L21, which translates to MYAVIKTGGKQYRVNQGDKLKIEKIAGDVGANVVLDQILTVVDGDNVTIGSPIVRGASVTATVVSHGRHDKVRIFKMRRRKHYRKSQGHRQSFTEIQIDKISAK; encoded by the coding sequence ATGTATGCAGTAATCAAAACAGGTGGTAAGCAATATCGCGTAAATCAAGGCGATAAGCTTAAGATTGAAAAAATAGCAGGTGATGTAGGTGCGAATGTCGTTCTAGATCAAATTTTAACAGTCGTTGATGGTGATAACGTGACTATAGGCTCGCCTATTGTAAGAGGCGCTAGTGTTACAGCAACCGTAGTGAGCCACGGCCGTCATGATAAAGTGCGAATTTTTAAAATGCGCCGTAGAAAACACTACCGCAAATCTCAAGGCCATAGACAAAGCTTTACTGAGATTCAAATCGATAAAATATCAGCTAAATAA
- the rpmA gene encoding 50S ribosomal protein L27 — protein sequence MAHKKAGGSSRNGRDSQAKRLGVKAFGEQVVSAGSIIVRQRGTKMHPGVNVGMGKDHTLFAKADGKVTFTIKGALKRKTVNIVPV from the coding sequence ATGGCACATAAAAAAGCAGGCGGAAGTTCAAGAAACGGTCGTGACTCCCAAGCCAAACGTCTTGGCGTAAAGGCTTTCGGTGAGCAGGTTGTTTCAGCTGGTAGTATTATTGTTCGTCAACGTGGCACTAAGATGCACCCGGGTGTAAATGTAGGTATGGGCAAAGATCATACTCTTTTTGCAAAGGCTGACGGTAAGGTAACCTTTACCATCAAAGGCGCATTAAAACGTAAAACCGTTAATATTGTTCCAGTCTAA
- the cgtA gene encoding Obg family GTPase CgtA has protein sequence MKFIDEATIKIYAGDGGNGIATFRREKYEPMGGPSGGDGGRGGSVFFEADQNLNTLVDYRYTRTLKAQRGENGRSAECYGAKGEDLILRVPVGTVISDKATGDSYADLSHHGDRALLAKGGKGGLGNIHFKSSINRAPRQCTKGEPGEEFELYLELKVLADVGLLGMPNAGKSTFIRSVSAAKPKVADYPFTTLHPNLGVVRVGENQSFVIADIPGLIEGASEGAGLGHQFLRHLARTTILLHLVDIAPFDPSVNPVDEARAIVNELKKYDELLYQKPRWLILNKIDMVEDVADKVKAFVKSFGWSGPVYSISAIKGVGCKELTYDIMTFIEENKKIQNEIVIS, from the coding sequence ATGAAATTTATAGACGAAGCAACCATTAAGATCTACGCGGGCGATGGCGGCAATGGCATTGCAACATTTCGTCGAGAAAAATATGAGCCTATGGGAGGACCTAGTGGAGGAGATGGTGGCCGAGGTGGCTCCGTATTTTTCGAAGCCGATCAAAATTTAAATACGCTCGTTGACTATCGTTACACGCGAACTTTAAAAGCGCAAAGAGGTGAAAATGGCCGAAGTGCTGAATGCTACGGCGCTAAAGGGGAGGATTTAATATTAAGGGTGCCTGTCGGTACGGTAATCTCAGATAAAGCGACTGGCGATTCTTACGCTGATTTAAGCCATCATGGGGACAGAGCTCTTTTAGCTAAAGGCGGTAAAGGCGGTCTTGGTAATATTCATTTTAAATCGAGTATTAATCGAGCGCCGAGACAATGCACTAAGGGCGAGCCTGGTGAAGAGTTTGAGCTTTATCTTGAGCTTAAAGTGCTAGCTGATGTGGGTCTCTTAGGTATGCCAAACGCTGGCAAATCTACTTTTATAAGATCTGTATCAGCTGCGAAACCAAAAGTAGCGGACTATCCTTTTACAACATTGCACCCTAATTTAGGTGTGGTGAGAGTAGGGGAGAATCAAAGTTTTGTGATTGCCGATATTCCTGGCCTTATTGAAGGCGCTTCAGAGGGCGCTGGTTTAGGACATCAATTCTTAAGACATCTTGCAAGAACTACAATACTCTTACATTTAGTTGATATCGCACCTTTTGATCCTTCGGTGAATCCGGTCGATGAAGCGCGCGCCATTGTGAATGAATTAAAAAAATATGATGAACTTTTATATCAAAAACCACGCTGGTTGATATTAAATAAAATTGATATGGTAGAAGATGTTGCAGATAAGGTGAAAGCATTTGTTAAATCTTTCGGTTGGTCAGGCCCAGTATATTCAATCTCCGCAATTAAGGGAGTTGGTTGTAAAGAGCTTACATATGACATCATGACCTTTATTGAAGAAAATAAAAAAATTCAAAATGAAATCGTTATTAGCTAA
- the proB gene encoding glutamate 5-kinase codes for MKSLLANSQRIIIKVGSSLLTNHGEGLDQKAIASWVEQIAHLVKSGKEIVLVSSGAVAEGMQRLGWKARPTLINELQAAAAIGQMGLVQIYEKNFSQHALKAAQILLTHDDLADRKRYLNARSTLNTLLELKVIPIINENDTVVTDEIRFGDNDTLASLVANLIEADLLVILTDQPGLFSEDPRKNKEAKLIHHGVAGDISLEAMAGGAGSSIGTGGMLTKVLAAKRASRSGAHTIIASGKEENVLIRLSQGETIGTHLESKQLKVAARKQWLADHLQLRGKLILDDGAVDALKKEGKSLLPIGVTSVEGDFDRGEVVLCLDSKGGEIARGLINYNAAETKKIMGKSTNSIENLLGYIDQPSLIHRDNLILL; via the coding sequence ATGAAATCGTTATTAGCTAATAGTCAACGCATTATTATTAAAGTAGGCTCTAGCTTACTCACCAACCACGGTGAAGGGTTAGATCAAAAAGCTATTGCTTCATGGGTAGAGCAGATCGCTCATCTTGTTAAATCAGGCAAAGAAATTGTTTTGGTTTCAAGTGGCGCCGTCGCTGAAGGCATGCAAAGACTTGGTTGGAAAGCGAGACCAACTTTAATTAATGAATTACAAGCAGCAGCTGCTATTGGTCAAATGGGTTTAGTTCAAATTTATGAAAAGAATTTTTCACAGCACGCATTAAAAGCTGCACAGATTTTATTAACGCATGATGACCTTGCTGACCGGAAAAGATATCTCAATGCGCGCTCTACATTAAATACACTTTTAGAACTTAAAGTGATTCCAATTATCAATGAAAACGACACAGTAGTGACGGATGAAATTCGTTTTGGTGACAACGATACGCTGGCATCCCTAGTTGCTAATCTTATCGAGGCTGATCTCTTAGTGATTTTGACAGATCAACCAGGACTATTTTCTGAAGACCCAAGAAAAAATAAAGAAGCCAAGCTCATTCATCATGGTGTTGCAGGCGACATATCTCTAGAAGCAATGGCTGGCGGTGCAGGCTCTTCAATTGGTACAGGCGGTATGCTTACTAAAGTTTTAGCTGCTAAACGCGCATCTAGAAGTGGGGCGCATACAATCATCGCATCTGGCAAAGAAGAAAATGTTTTAATTCGACTTAGTCAAGGTGAAACTATAGGGACTCATTTAGAAAGCAAACAATTAAAAGTTGCAGCAAGAAAACAATGGCTTGCTGATCATTTACAACTAAGAGGTAAGTTAATATTAGACGACGGTGCTGTCGATGCGTTAAAAAAAGAAGGTAAAAGTTTATTGCCTATTGGCGTCACTTCGGTTGAAGGAGATTTTGATCGGGGAGAGGTTGTGCTTTGTCTTGATTCAAAGGGCGGCGAGATTGCGCGTGGACTCATCAATTATAATGCGGCCGAAACAAAAAAAATTATGGGCAAATCTACTAATTCGATAGAAAATTTATTGGGCTACATTGATCAGCCTTCTTTGATTCATCGAGATAATTTAATTTTACTTTAA
- the purE gene encoding 5-(carboxyamino)imidazole ribonucleotide mutase yields the protein MSENKKLVAIVMGSDSDWPVMKFAAQMLADFDVPYEAQVISAHRTPDLMFKFAEDAAKEGYQIIIAGAGGAAHLPGMVASKTTLPVLGVPIPSKHLQGQDSLLSIVQMPRGIPVATFAIGEAGAANAGLFAVSILAHENKILAKKLEVFREKQAKKVIDMNLSEKP from the coding sequence ATGTCAGAAAATAAAAAACTTGTCGCCATTGTTATGGGATCTGACAGTGATTGGCCGGTCATGAAATTTGCAGCTCAAATGCTTGCAGATTTTGATGTGCCTTACGAGGCCCAGGTCATTTCAGCGCATAGGACCCCAGATTTGATGTTTAAATTTGCTGAAGATGCTGCAAAAGAAGGCTATCAAATTATTATTGCAGGCGCAGGAGGTGCGGCTCATCTGCCTGGCATGGTTGCTTCTAAAACCACGTTGCCCGTATTAGGCGTACCGATTCCTTCAAAACATCTTCAAGGTCAAGACTCTTTATTATCGATTGTACAAATGCCAAGAGGTATTCCTGTAGCCACTTTTGCTATCGGTGAGGCAGGGGCTGCAAATGCAGGACTTTTCGCAGTATCTATTTTGGCGCATGAAAATAAAATATTAGCTAAAAAGCTTGAAGTGTTTAGAGAAAAGCAAGCTAAAAAAGTCATCGATATGAATTTATCGGAGAAGCCTTGA
- a CDS encoding 5-(carboxyamino)imidazole ribonucleotide synthase, protein MLGILGGGQLGRFFVIAAHEMGYKVTVLDPDPQSPAGTIADIHLCKSYDDVSALELMRDTCQGVTTEFENVPADSMDFLSKKIHVSPSAESVRVAQYRVLEKTFLKESGLPVGPFEIIRDDKDIPSDTSSIYPAILKVARFGYDGKGQARVASQKEALAAFHQFSNQECVLEKILPLDMEVSLVLARDQAGHIETFNVSENIHTNGILDISIVPARSTQLINNLVDQLAKQVAQALNYVGVLGVEFFVSEGKVFVNEIAPRPHNSGHYTIDASVTSQFEQQVRVLAGLPLGSAELHSSAVMVNLLGDVWTNSKQKKPDWDKAFNEPGLKMHLYGKHEARPGRKMGHFTVVDKNLDIAFEKAIKVRKLLGIA, encoded by the coding sequence ATGCTTGGCATTCTTGGAGGAGGTCAATTAGGCCGTTTCTTTGTGATTGCAGCTCATGAGATGGGTTACAAAGTCACTGTATTAGATCCTGATCCACAAAGTCCGGCAGGGACCATCGCAGATATTCATTTATGTAAATCTTATGATGACGTTTCGGCTTTGGAACTTATGAGAGATACATGTCAAGGCGTAACCACTGAATTCGAAAATGTTCCTGCAGATAGCATGGACTTCTTATCGAAAAAGATACATGTGAGCCCTTCAGCAGAATCGGTAAGAGTCGCTCAGTATCGCGTTCTTGAAAAAACTTTTTTAAAAGAATCAGGACTGCCCGTAGGTCCTTTTGAAATCATTCGGGACGACAAAGATATTCCATCTGATACTTCCTCTATTTATCCTGCTATCTTAAAAGTCGCTCGCTTTGGATATGACGGTAAAGGCCAGGCAAGAGTTGCTTCACAAAAAGAAGCATTAGCTGCTTTTCATCAATTCTCAAATCAGGAATGTGTTTTAGAAAAAATACTTCCTTTAGATATGGAAGTTTCTTTAGTTTTGGCGCGAGATCAAGCAGGTCATATAGAGACGTTTAATGTTTCAGAGAATATTCATACTAACGGTATTTTAGATATCTCCATTGTGCCGGCGCGTTCAACACAATTGATTAATAATTTAGTGGATCAACTTGCAAAACAAGTAGCTCAAGCACTTAATTATGTCGGCGTACTAGGCGTTGAGTTCTTTGTCAGTGAGGGTAAAGTTTTTGTTAATGAGATTGCTCCTAGACCGCATAATTCTGGTCATTACACCATTGACGCTTCTGTGACGAGTCAGTTTGAACAACAGGTAAGAGTGCTAGCAGGTCTTCCGCTTGGAAGCGCTGAGCTTCATTCATCCGCTGTCATGGTTAATCTATTAGGGGATGTTTGGACAAACAGCAAACAAAAAAAACCTGATTGGGATAAGGCTTTTAATGAGCCGGGTTTAAAAATGCATCTTTATGGAAAACATGAGGCAAGACCAGGTCGAAAGATGGGTCACTTTACCGTGGTAGATAAAAACTTAGATATAGCCTTTGAAAAGGCTATAAAAGTAAGAAAGCTTTTGGGAATTGCTTAG
- the rpsT gene encoding 30S ribosomal protein S20 has product MANTAQARKRARQATKQRAHNASLRSTLRTAIKKILKAIQTGDKAAAKTSFQENVSVIDRIADKKIIHKNKASRHKQRLNAAIKSMA; this is encoded by the coding sequence ATGGCAAATACCGCACAGGCTAGAAAACGTGCCCGCCAAGCAACGAAGCAACGAGCTCATAATGCAAGTTTGCGTTCAACTTTGCGTACTGCAATTAAAAAGATTTTAAAAGCAATTCAAACTGGCGATAAAGCAGCTGCAAAAACATCTTTCCAAGAAAATGTTTCAGTTATCGACCGTATCGCTGATAAAAAGATTATTCATAAAAACAAAGCGTCACGTCATAAACAACGCTTAAACGCAGCAATCAAATCAATGGCTTAA
- the murJ gene encoding murein biosynthesis integral membrane protein MurJ, protein MNLLRALATVGSMTFVSRILGFVRDSLIAKIFGAGMETDAFFVAFKIPNLLRRISAEGAFSQAFVPILAEYKNKRSYEATHLLINHVCSLLSLFLIAITCIGIFAAPWLVYVSAPGFIEHSEKFQLTVDLLRITFPYIFFISLVSMAGGILNTFNKFSVPAFTPVWLNLSFIFAALFFADYFDRPILVLAWAVFVGGVLQLIFQIPFLREIGFIPKYQLDLKDRGVWRIIKLMGPAIFGVSIAQLSLLINTIFASFLETGSISWLYYADRLMEFPAGVLGVALGTILLPSLSKSYSGKNQKEYSGLLDWGLRLTFILAAPAAVALAVLSLPLITTLFHYGAFNMHDVLMTQQATIAYSFGLMGLIMIKVLAPGFYARQNIKTPVKIALFTLFSTQLMNMLFIGQFKHAGLALAIGLGACLNASLLYYHLRKGRYYKPHDGWAQFLIKLFIALVLMGLTLFYLKGDSLLWLEYSISKRLIYLIMLILAGSVVYFGSLWMMGLRLQSFIRRAI, encoded by the coding sequence ATGAATCTTCTTAGAGCACTCGCAACCGTCGGAAGCATGACTTTCGTATCAAGAATTTTAGGTTTTGTGAGGGATAGCTTGATCGCCAAAATCTTTGGCGCGGGCATGGAGACGGATGCTTTTTTTGTAGCTTTTAAAATTCCCAATTTATTAAGGCGGATTTCAGCAGAAGGCGCTTTCTCCCAAGCTTTCGTCCCAATTCTTGCTGAGTATAAAAACAAACGTAGTTATGAGGCAACACATCTCTTAATTAATCACGTATGTTCATTATTAAGTCTTTTTCTAATAGCAATTACATGCATTGGTATTTTTGCGGCACCTTGGCTTGTCTATGTTAGTGCGCCAGGTTTTATAGAGCATTCTGAAAAGTTTCAGCTCACTGTTGATTTATTAAGAATCACCTTTCCTTATATATTTTTTATTTCTCTAGTCTCGATGGCTGGCGGCATTCTGAACACTTTCAACAAGTTTTCCGTACCTGCTTTTACGCCTGTATGGCTTAATTTATCTTTTATATTTGCAGCATTATTTTTTGCCGATTATTTTGATCGGCCTATTTTAGTTCTAGCTTGGGCTGTATTTGTTGGGGGCGTGCTCCAGTTAATTTTTCAGATTCCCTTTTTAAGAGAAATTGGGTTTATTCCTAAATATCAATTGGATCTTAAAGATCGAGGTGTGTGGAGAATTATTAAACTCATGGGACCTGCAATTTTCGGGGTATCTATTGCGCAACTATCTTTGCTTATTAATACTATCTTTGCATCATTTCTCGAGACCGGAAGTATTTCATGGCTGTATTATGCGGATCGACTCATGGAGTTTCCAGCAGGCGTTTTAGGCGTAGCACTCGGAACGATTCTACTGCCAAGCCTTTCGAAATCTTATTCAGGTAAGAATCAAAAAGAATACTCAGGTTTACTTGACTGGGGACTAAGGCTGACTTTTATTCTTGCAGCGCCTGCAGCTGTTGCATTGGCCGTATTATCCCTACCCTTAATTACAACCTTATTTCACTATGGCGCTTTTAATATGCATGATGTTTTGATGACTCAACAAGCTACCATTGCATACAGTTTTGGACTGATGGGTTTAATCATGATTAAAGTATTAGCACCTGGATTTTATGCAAGACAGAATATTAAGACGCCGGTCAAAATTGCACTTTTTACTTTATTCTCAACTCAACTCATGAACATGTTATTTATTGGACAATTCAAACATGCAGGCTTAGCGCTCGCGATTGGTTTGGGCGCATGCCTAAATGCAAGCCTTCTTTATTATCATTTAAGAAAAGGCAGGTATTACAAACCTCATGATGGATGGGCACAATTTTTAATAAAACTTTTTATTGCCTTAGTTTTAATGGGTCTCACTTTATTTTATTTAAAAGGAGATTCATTGCTTTGGCTTGAGTATTCAATTTCAAAAAGATTGATTTACTTAATAATGCTTATTCTTGCGGGTTCAGTTGTTTATTTTGGCTCATTGTGGATGATGGGATTAAGACTTCAATCATTCATTCGAAGAGCTATTTAA
- a CDS encoding bifunctional riboflavin kinase/FAD synthetase produces MQVFRHFPLSSETPIGLTIGNFDGVHIGHQALIQKLIEESKRRKITPSIMTFEPHPKEFFVPEHAPTRLTSLREKLEFFSSCGVENVFVCAFNKKFANISSDVFMHQILKKQLKAELIIVGDDFRFGAQRLAGIEDLRKSGFELFEIPEIDVKGKRVSSTSIREDLKEGRIESVNEFLGRSYSISGKVVKGDGRGRQMGFPTANIHMKHSRPALTGVYAVKLGNRNGVANLGIRPTVAGIPKLLLEVHLLNFNEDIYGQHVQVTFLEKIRDEMKFENINALIEQIKKDVIHATRFFEK; encoded by the coding sequence ATGCAAGTCTTTCGCCATTTTCCACTAAGTTCAGAAACGCCTATTGGTCTTACAATTGGCAATTTTGACGGTGTTCATATAGGCCATCAAGCCCTTATTCAAAAACTTATAGAGGAATCTAAAAGAAGAAAAATTACACCATCGATTATGACATTTGAACCGCACCCTAAAGAATTTTTTGTGCCTGAACATGCACCAACTCGACTTACGAGCCTAAGAGAAAAGCTAGAGTTTTTTTCAAGCTGTGGCGTGGAAAATGTTTTTGTATGTGCCTTTAATAAAAAATTTGCAAACATTTCTAGCGATGTGTTTATGCATCAAATATTAAAAAAGCAATTAAAAGCAGAGCTCATTATCGTAGGAGATGATTTTCGTTTTGGAGCTCAAAGATTAGCGGGAATAGAAGACTTGAGAAAAAGTGGATTTGAATTATTCGAAATTCCAGAAATCGATGTGAAAGGTAAGCGAGTATCAAGCACATCAATTAGAGAGGACCTTAAAGAGGGTCGTATTGAATCAGTCAATGAATTTTTAGGTAGGTCTTATTCGATCAGCGGAAAAGTGGTTAAAGGAGACGGGCGCGGAAGACAAATGGGCTTTCCAACTGCCAATATTCATATGAAGCATTCGAGACCGGCTCTAACAGGTGTATATGCGGTAAAATTAGGAAATAGAAATGGCGTTGCTAATCTTGGAATCAGACCGACAGTTGCAGGCATCCCGAAACTTTTGCTAGAAGTTCATTTGCTTAATTTCAATGAAGATATTTATGGGCAGCATGTGCAAGTGACTTTTCTGGAAAAGATTAGAGATGAAATGAAATTTGAAAATATTAATGCACTCATTGAACAGATTAAAAAAGACGTAATACATGCAACACGTTTTTTTGAAAAATAA